The genomic region ctaattttcctttcacttcctcttgctctttaagttctcgtgcctgtggactaaggttttgatgagtctgGCTCCTGCCCCAGCCCGGGGCTCCGCTGGCTGTGGCCAGAGCGAGACTCAGATCATCAGCTGCCATGGCCGCCTATGCCACCACACAATATGGTGAGCCTCGGCTTCCGCAATCTTCTGTAGTTATTTTTAGACAGGGATTTGCCCCTGCTCTGGGGTCTGGGAAGGGGCAAGCAGGGACTCAGGGATAGTGTATGGTTGAAGGCAAGGACGTGGGGCAGCTGAGCTGGAGCATTTCCATCCTCCCCTGGGATCTGCTCCCCTTGGTTCCTCCAGCTCCATCTCCCTGGCTGGTTCCCTCCCCAACCTCCTTGCTGGCTCATCCCAGAGGGCACAGGGGCTCAGTCATTACACCATCAGCCCCAAGTTGTACCTGTCCCTCCAGTACATCCCATAATGTCCTTCATCTGCATGTACAAATTGTTCAGCTATTCCAAAGCCAGAAGCCACACATCCCTGATTGGCACACCCACAGCAGGGGAAAGTCCACCTTCCTCTGTCCCAGGCCAACCCCCTAGGCATTGTCTTCTGTCTGCTCTCTCACACTCTCACAGCCCATCTGCCAGAAAATGTGCTACCAGCTCCCCCTTTAGAGCCCCACAGTCACTTCCCCTTCTACTGGGCTGGGGCAGTCACCTGCTTACTCAGTCACCTTTACTCTTCGGTCCATCCACTCACCCATTGCATCCGCCTGAACCCTGTGCCCTGTATACTCACAGCTATGGTGGCCATCTCATCTAGGATCACAAAGTCCCCAGCTTGCCATCCAGAGCCCAGGCCCAGACATCCAGAGCCATCTTAATGGCACAGCTCCTCCTCCGCCCTGAAAGGACGCTGATCCTCAGTGTGACCCCAGAGAGACACTGagcctttcttccctctcctgcCTATTGAGGGCAGAGTCTGGTGGGTGGGAAGTAGACCTTACCCAAGACAAGCTCCAAATGCCTGGAACCTGGTCTCACCTGCTTCTTTAGCCCTGTTATCCCTTCTTCCTCACCTCCTGGTGGAGCACCTGCAGTGCAGGAGAGGGTACAAATGCATGGAAAtgtcccttttcttcctttgggtCCCCAAAGCTTCTGCTACTGCCAGAACCTTGACACCAGCATGAGGTGCTGATCCCCCAGCATGAGGTGCTGACCTCATCCAGGCATCTTATGCCAAGAACATCCCACAGGTGTAGCAGAAAGGGTGCTGAATTCTAGAAAGGCCTTACCATGCCTTGGGGAGGGGGGCATTCCCTAATGACAGGGTCTTTCTGACTTTGACACTTACTGGCCCTGTGCCGCAGTCTCCCCCACAGGGGCACAGGTTACAAATCCCACCCTGAAAGCCAGGGGACCCAGAGAGCCCACCACACCAGATTAAATGGGTGCAGCATGTGAAAGTGGAGTGAAAGAAACTCTCTCCTTGGGTCTGTTGCCTGGAGATTGATGTCCATTAGGACGTGGTCAGGCCAGAGTGCGGGGGAGGCCCACATCCCCTGCCTGGGGAACTTTGGTCCCAGTTCCAGTCACTAGAGTTGAGGCAGAGGGATAGGATGGAGGAGTAATGAGAGTCTGAGGCCAACCCAGAGAATAAGAAGCAAATTCAGATTCCTGTCTGAAGACACTATTATAAGGGATTTGTGATTGGGGTGAGATCAGGGGCAGAGAACAAACTGTACTCTTCGTTTTCCACAAGCATGAAGTTCTTCCCAGCTCTCTGGGGTCCAAGACATGGTGCCAGATATGAGATTTCGAAGATCTTAAGGGGAAGGGGGACACCAGAAAGGACCCTTGAAGCACAGGGAAAGCCCAGCTGCTTGTCCTACCCCCCAGAAAAATGAGAGAGATGTAGATGGAGAGGTCCGAGTCCAGGCAGGCTGAGGGCTTACCAGGATTATCAGTCTAATCATGGCAACAACACTGCCATTATGGCCATCTCAGGTGAGGAAGTTGAGGTTCAGGGAGGATACCCAGAACTTATAGCCCTGGATATGGGGCAGATCCCCCAAGCACCGCCAGAGGCCACCTTACTTCCCGCTCCCTCCCTCCTAAACCTCTCAGGTCTGCAGGGCGGCCTTCCCCTGCCCCTTGCTCACAAGTTCATGGCCTCCCTGCACACTGCCGCCATGCTGGGGATGGACCTGCCTGAAGCCCCCTTTCCCAGGCTGGAAGCCGGCTGTCCACAGGGGGCAGGCTCTTAGCAGCCACTTGCCTGGTCAACCCTCTCTGATCTGCGGCTGGGAGATTGGCAGCACAGGTGCCCAGTGAGCAACACCCAACGTTCTAGCCTGGTTTGGCTGAGAGTCACGGGAATAGCACTTCGGGACTATGGGGCCTGTGGGGCACACTGGCCCCGCGGTCCCTCCTAGACTCTCCACTTCCCGTTAGACCTTGAACATCAGTTGCTCCGCACCCCTGGGACATCAACTCTCTCACCTTGCTCTAGTGTTGCATTTGCACCCTAGGGGCGGACGCCATAACCCACCAGGTCATGAGAGTAGGGAGGGGACAATGGTGGCTACAGAGGGTGTCATCTCATCTTGCCGGGCTCTAGGCTTCTGTGGACACTCACGTCCACCCTCCAAAGATCCCCCTCTGCCTTTGGCCGAAGCTGTCCAGGAACTGGAACAGGGGCAGGAGCTGCGCACACTTTTCTCGGGCTGGTTGTCAGCTGTGGCCTCGCACTTGGGTAGTGTCCCCACAGTTCCAGGTGCCACACAAATCTCTACACCAGCTCTGGCTGTAATCTTCAGAGAGTGGGAGCAATGGTCCTGTGGTGCCACCCACACCTAGAGACCCATCCCCATCCGGCTCTGGATCGGGTCCCTCTGCCTTCAGTGCCCTAACCCCTCTTTGGGCTGCGGAGTCCTTCCTAATCTGCCACTCTCCTTAGGACAAGCCCCTCAGTGCCGGGGAGCTCCGAGATGGTGCCGCACACAACTACCACTGCCATGTAGAGAGCAAGCGCATAGCCTCGGGCACCCACGAGGACTGCACTGTCTTCAGGCCATGGCTTGGGCAGGCTGCCCTCCACTCCAACTTATACTGTGTAAGTTAATTATTTCGTTAAACTTTAGTTtcagtaagtttaaaaaaatctggTAAAAATTCCCTTTAATGGCTCatcgcctgttgctcagtggctagggcgccagccacatataccagggttAGAATCCAgtcccggcctgccaaacaacgacaactgcaaccaaaaactaaaaagagccggacgttgtggtaggcggctgtagtcccagccacttggcacactctacctagggcaaaaaagtgagactctgtctcaaaaaaaaaaaaattccctttagtTGTCAAAACGTTTTAAGAAATTCTAGTGCAGTGGCGATACACTAATCTTTAGAATTCTTAAATGTTCTCGTATTTCAAATTGAAGCCATGCTTTCAAATTTTATGTCATATCAgttctgtcatttttatttcttttttttttattaaatcatagctgtgtacattaatgagatcatggggcaccatacactggttttatagaccatttgacatattttcatcacactggttaacatagccttcctggcattttcttagttattgctttaagacatttatattctacatttactaagttacacatgtacccttgtaagatgcaccgcaggtgtaatcccaccaatcactctccctctgcccatcctcctccctcccctccctcttcccccttcccatattcttaggttataactgggttaatatctttcatatgaaagccataaattactttcatagtagggctgagtacattggatactttttcttccattcttgagatattttactaagaacatgttccagctccatccatgtaaacgtgaaagaggtaaagtctccgttttcctttaaggctgcataatattccatggtgtacatataccacaatttattaatccattcgtggatggatgggcacttgggctttttccatgacttagcaattatgaattgggctgcaataaacattctggtacaaatatctttgttataatgtgatttttggtcttctgggtatatacctagtagacgaattataggatggaatggcaggtctatttttagatctctaagtgttctccaaacatctttccaaaaggaatgtattaatttgcattcccaccagcagtgtagaagtgttcccttttctccacatccacgctaacatctctggtcttgggattttgtgatatgggctaatcttactggagttagatgatatctcaaagtagttttgatttgcatttctctgatgattaaggatgatgagcattttttcatgtgtctataggccgtgcgcctgtcttcttcagagaagtttctcttcaagtcccttgcccagcctcgaTGGggtcacttcttcttttctttattatacatttgaattctctgtgaattctggttattgaacctttgtcagagacataacctgcaaatatcttttcccattctgagggctgtctgcttgctttacttactgtgttgttggttgtgcagaagctttttagtttcatcaggtcccagtagtgtatttttgaagctgcttcaattccttgGGGGTTCCTCATCATacaatatttgcccaggccgatcTCTTCcgtgcactttcttctagtatttttatagtttcatgtcttaagtttaaatctttaatccagtgagtctatcttagttaatggtgaaaagtgtgggtccagtttcagtcttctacaggttgccagccagttcacccagcaccatttgttaaatagggaatcttttccccagtgtttttaattggcttatcaaagatcaaataacagtaagtagctgggttcatctcttggttctctattctgtttcatacatctacctttctgtttttgtgccagtaccatgctgttttgatcactatcaatttatagtatagtctgaagtctggtagcgtgattcctcctgctttgtttttatttctgagtaatgtcttggctattcaaggttttttataattccatataaaacgaagtattattttttcaagatctttaaagtatgacagtggagctttaatagcgattgcattaaaattgtatattgctttgggtagtatggacatttcaacaatgttgatttttcccagccatgagcatggtatgtttttccatttgttaacattttcagctatttcttttcttacagtttcatagttctctttatagagatctttcacgtcctttgttagataaactcccaaatatttcatcttctttggcactactgtgaatggaatagagtccttaactgtgtttcagcttgactattgttggtatttgtaacctgagatgctgctgtattccttgaacacttgaatcctggtgtttttcagatatacaatcatatcatctgcaaagagcgaaagtttgatctcttctgaccctatatggatacccttgatcgccttttcttccctaattgcaatggctaaaatttccattacaatgttaaagagcagttgagacaatgggcaaccttgtcttgttcctgatctgagtggaaatgatttcaatttaactccattcaatatgatattgtctgtgggtttactgtagatggcctctatcagtttaagaaatgtcccgtctataccaattttcttaagtgttctgatcaggaagggatgctgaatattatcaaaagctttttctgcatcaattgagagaatcatatggtctttgttttttaatttgtttatgtgctgaattatatttatagatttacatatatatttacatattctcaagaaccagccttgagaccctgggataaaatcaacttggtcatgatgtataatttgtttgatgtgttgctcgattctgtttgttaggatcttgttgaatatttttgtatctatattcattagtgatattggtctataattttcttttttattgggtcttttcctgatttggggatcagggtgatgtctgcttcatagaacatgttgggtagtcttccttctttttctatattttggaacaggttgaataatataggtactagttcctctttaaaggtttggtagagttctgacatgaagccatctggtcccaggctttttcttttagggagattttgtatggttgatgttatttcagaacttgatacaagcctgttcaacatttccacttgattctggctaaatcttggaaggtgacatgcttccaagtactggtcaatttccttcagattttcctatttctgagaataaaatttcttgtaatattcattaaagattttttgaatttctgaggagtctgttgttattttgtctttgtcgtttctgattgatgaaattagagattttactctttttttcctggttaggttagccaaaggtttatctattttattgaccttttcaaaaaaccaactttttgatttattgatccgttgtataattcttttgttttcaatttcatttaattctgctctaattttggttctttcttttcttctactgggtttgggtttggaatgttcttcctttccagttgcttgagatgtcctattacaTTGTTAACTTCcgctttttctgttcttttgaggaaggcttgcagtgctataaattttcctcttaggactgcctttgtggtttcccagaggttctgataattcatgtcttcattgtcgttttgttccaaaatttggcaatttctttcttaatctcatctatgacccagctatcatttaccataaggttatttaacttctatgtttttgtatgagtatgcagattcctgttgttactgagttcgacttttattccatggtggtccaagaagatgcaaggaataatttctattcctttaaatttactgaggttagacttgtgacctaagatgtgatcaattttggagtatgttccatgggctgatgagaagtatttgtattcatttttgttggtatgaagtgttctgtagatgtctgttaaacccaaatgttgaatggttagatttaaatctaaaatttctttgctcagcttcttcttggaagatctatccaacacggccaaagaagtgttaaaatctctgactattatggagctggaggaaatcaagttgctcatgtctgttagatttctcttataaattgagccacattctggttgggtgcataaatattaataatagaaatctcatcatattgagtattatccttaacaaatatgaagtggccattcttatccttccttacttttgttggtttaaagcctattgtacccgcaaatagaattgcaacacctgcttttctctgatttccatttgcctgaaatatggatgaccatcctttcaccctgagtctatatttatcttttaaggtaagatgagattcttgtatgtagcaaatatctggcctgagtttttgtatccagtcagccaacctttgcctctttagtggacaatttaagccattcgcattaatggagaatattgataagtctggtaaaatttggggtatcgagtttttctttttttttttttggctggggctaggtttgaacccaccacctccagcatatgggaccggcgccctactccttgagccacaggcgccgcccaaggggtatcgagtttttcaaaagtccagtggacatttgtaatccttttgccactatggaagttggagtttgatcaaaacctcctgagtgagtttacttttttttttttttgtagagacagagtctcactttatggccctctgtagagtgccgtggcctcacacagctcacagcaacctccaactcctggggcttaagcgattctcttgcctcagcctcccgagtagctgggactacaggtgcccgccacaactcccggctattttttggttgcagtttggctggggtagggtttgaacccgccaccctcggtatatggggccggcgccctacggactgagccacaggtgccgccctgagtgagtttacttttgtggtagaagattgggctggtcattagggaggataggtctgagaatatcctgaagagctggtttggttatggcaaatttgttcaacatgtgaatgtcattaaagtatttaatttcaccatcataaatgaaactcagtttagctggatacaggatctgaggttgaaagttattttgtttaggagattaaaagtcaatgtccACCCTCGTTTGGCTTGAAAGTTTTTAGCAGAGAGAttagcagtcattctaatattcttccctttgtaggttatggttttcttatgtctggctgctttcagaattttctccttcatattaactttagttaagttaattatgatgtgcctgggggacgtcttattcaggttgagtcatgctggggttctaaaactgtctgctatctgaatttcagaatcttttggcatgcctggaaaatcctctttcataatttcatggagaagagcctctgtgccttgcaaagccacttcatcgctttcagggattccaatgaggtggagattaaccttcttcgaattatcccagagctctctgagagaatgatccatttttgctctccatttctcttcccctttgaaagtttgggagcattcaaaagctttgtcttcaatgtcagaaatcctttcttctgcttgctctactctgttactgagggattctactgtatttttcagatctttgagggctgcaaattcttgcttcaacatgtcaaaatctttagtggttttgtctttaaatgcattgaattcttttttttttttttgtaggaactGCCAAAGTTTTAGTGTTTAATAATTAATAGCACAACTGACCAAGGTCCAAGATATGAAGATACCATGTTCAAGCAACTAGGGGGTAAATCACTCTAAAAACTAACCATATAGTATGTGATAAGAACacacattttataatataaaacctGTCTACACATGGTAGTTAGTTGCAAAAAGCCATTCAATCTTCTCTTGGCTTAGAAAAAAGGTGTTCCAGATTTCAGTGTAAATTAGCAACCCTCAACTCTTTTGTGAGGCAGGTATCTTGCTTTCACCTTCcagttcttcctttccaatctgtgtCATGAGGTCTGTGATGTTTTTCTCCAGATCATCAATGCGACAGCTCATAACATCAATTCTTCCAATGATCTGGTCAGACATGGTCTGAAATTTATCTTGCATTTGCTGCAGGAAGGTCTGCATCACTGAGGCCAGATTCTGCATGGTCTTGGGGTCAGTCCCAGCCATATCCCTGGTTCCCAGCTTGGTGGCAATGTCTCGGACCGTCACCTACACTTCCATTTGTCcctaaattcattgaattcttgagacaactattgaatttcttcttgaatttctaattccaacttttgaattgctcctcgaatttctaattccaacttttcctccattctattaatcttgtttgcaatccaaattctgaattagatttctgacatctcggccatctgtttatgaatgggatcttcagttacatctgccatatctttccttgggggggttgatataCTCtcattcgtgttaccagagtttgtccactgattccaccccatgattattttacaccatttgactaaatgagtggatacagaaaagttgggtttggggctccaggagtagtgattaaacagccctttgcccaaaagctgggactggtgtctgtaccttttcccctggaactttgccgaggacctgtacagtgctatggcctgagaaactgggaaactaattggctctgttttgttttcacctggtctctgtctgaccctagagaaacagttactctgggttgaagtctcagctatggagaaataccagcaattaagtcaccctgtcccctgcaggcaacaattgaaaaaggaaaatcaaaactttcTACAACCACAgtcccagggcaccacttggatagtcctcgggcaattggctcagttcaaaaggtccaaatcaattgtctcagtcagcacctgtctcaggtgggagagtttaaaaggtctctggcaactagatcacaggtgtctgctgacaattcaaatgtgacttgctccggtgctccatgaggtcaggaggacccacccagcaagtagattagtctgggaaggttgatgccttcttccccaccttgcatctctgttacacccagtcgctgataaccccacagggctgtgacccagttgcctccaatgagcagatactccaggggtttgcacctgcctgaatcacaaggaaatctatgtctcctcatccaggctgctgctctctgccactatctggcaagttctgtcatttttaaacacatttctttGCTCTGGAGTGAAGCAATGCATTCATCATTGCACTCTCAGACAGAGTGAGCTAAAATACCCTTTGACgatttgattaattaattaatttttttgagacagagtctcactttgtctccctctgtagaatgtggcatcatagctcacagcaacctcaaacatttgggctcaaatgatcctcttgcctcagcctcctgagttgctctCTAaaaacgccaggctatttttacagaccttgtctcactcttgctcaggctggtcttaaattcctgagctgaggcaatgcACCACTGCCttgcccttccagagtgctaggattataggtgtgaatcactgtgcctggcagtactctttcttttaaaattttgtaattttctatagtatttttatttttattgtttaggattcattgcaGATACAAagatttaggttacactgtttgcttttgttaggtaaagtccctcttacagtaaTTTTAGTAAAGCTGTTACTATGAAAAATAACAGAACAGATGTATTTCATctgatattattattaatttttattatctgtGTATGTTAGCTTAGAAAATGACCTTTCAGGGCTCCCCTGGTGACTCACGCCtactctactaaaaaagaaaaaatcatcagGGCTTTGTGgcatgctcctgtagtcccagctatagggaagctgaggcaagtgtatcacttgagcccaaaagtttctGGTAGCTGtcacctatgatgatgccaaaaACATCACCTAGGGGgaaagagtgagagtctgtctcaaaaaaaaaaaaaaaaaaaaaaaaggcagaaaaaagaaaagagaaaatgactttTCTATGAATCTTTTACAGGGTCACTTAGCAAGTTGAGCTGTTTaaatagaaatgcaaagaaaattatcATATACTTTGACATAATATATCACTGCTGCTTAAGATGTAATTTCTAAAGCCTCACCTGGCTGAAGCTATtgtgaaaattatatattacCTGCCTAATATACCAATGTTGCACAAAGAATCACAATCAGGAATATGGCAAAATCAAAGCAGtaaaaatgaatacttttttttaaattttgaaggcttaaactaatttgtttttgtatttaaagcTATATTTCTGCAACTTTTGgtacagaggaaaaaaagtaaCTTGAACCtgaatcagtttttattttatttattttattttttgagacagagtctcaagctgttgccctgggtagagtgctgtgggatcacagctcacagcaacctcaaactcttgggcttaagcgattctcttgctttaccctcccaagtagctgggattacaggcacccagcacaatgcccagctatttttttttttttttggttggagttgtcattgttgtttagctgggcagCCCTCAGTGCATgaggctggtgccataatcactgtgctatgggtgccaagcccctgAATCAGTTTTTATATCGGGAAAAACTCCACagcaaaaaaggataaaaaaaatcatttccataaAACTACAATATTCAAACACtatgttgtatttgtttttgatatatatatatatatatataaattctatttatttttgcagtttttggccggggctgggtttgaacctggtgccctactcctttgagccacaggcattgccctgttttttatatttttatgccaaaataaaaagacaattaaagccaagtttaaattttttttttttttttgagccagagtctcactttgttgcccttggtagagtaccatggtgtcacagctcacagcaacctccagctcctgggcttaggtgattctcttgcctcagcctcccaagtacagactc from Nycticebus coucang isolate mNycCou1 chromosome 20, mNycCou1.pri, whole genome shotgun sequence harbors:
- the LOC128572792 gene encoding heat shock factor-binding protein 1-like; this translates as MAGTDPKTMQNLASVMQTFLQQMQDKFQTMSDQIIGRIDVMSCRIDDLEKNITDLMTQIGKEELEGESKIPASQKS